The proteins below are encoded in one region of Streptomyces sp. NBC_00490:
- a CDS encoding GNAT family N-acetyltransferase has translation MTDLGPVARPPAPIRAARLVLREPKPRDRASFIELLASPVVHTYLGGPRPRAELERELPRVPERWPGSFVVDLDGAMIGHILLRRAPEHSRPAAVGKVDLGYLFLPRAWGFGYAAEACAAALDWFDGVLPGEPVVLHTQTANIGSMRLAAKLGFTEVERFRAWDAEQWLGMRPPLAPSR, from the coding sequence ATGACTGACCTTGGACCTGTCGCCCGGCCGCCTGCCCCGATCAGGGCCGCAAGGCTCGTGCTCCGTGAGCCCAAGCCCCGAGACCGTGCGTCGTTCATCGAGCTGCTGGCGTCGCCAGTGGTGCACACCTACCTCGGCGGTCCCCGCCCCCGCGCAGAGCTCGAGCGCGAGCTGCCCAGGGTGCCGGAGCGGTGGCCCGGGAGCTTCGTCGTCGACCTCGACGGTGCGATGATCGGCCACATCCTGCTCCGGAGAGCACCGGAGCACAGCCGCCCGGCTGCCGTGGGGAAGGTCGATCTCGGCTACCTGTTCCTGCCGCGCGCCTGGGGATTCGGCTACGCCGCCGAAGCGTGCGCGGCAGCACTGGACTGGTTCGACGGCGTCCTTCCCGGCGAGCCGGTCGTGCTCCACACCCAGACCGCCAACATCGGCTCGATGCGCCTCGCGGCAAAGCTGGGGTTCACCGAGGTAGAGCGCTTCCGTGCCTGGGACGCCGAGCAGTGGCTCGGCATGCGACCCCCGCTCGCCCCCTCCAGGTGA
- a CDS encoding RNA-guided endonuclease InsQ/TnpB family protein — MAEQVKRAFKDRFYPTGVQAAELSRTFGCVRLVYNKALEERTRAWYGEQRRISYVQSSAALTQWKKTEELAFLAEVSSVPLQQALRHLQTAFGNFFAQRAKYPRYKSRKKSRASAEYTRSAFTWRDGQLTLAKMAGPLDIRWSRPLPEGAEPTTVTVSRDAAGRWFVSLLCEDRIAPAPATTNAVGLDAGITSLVTLSTGEKVANPRHEQRDRTRLARAQRELSRKAKGSANREKARRKVARVHARIADRRRDVLHKLSARLVRENQTVVIEDLSVRNLLKNGTLARAISDAAWTQLRSMLEYKCAWYGRELVVIDRWFPSSKLCGNCGTVRGKLPLNVRTWTCTCGAVHDRDVNAARNILAAGLAASACGDGVRPQRESSRTGRSSVKQESQRATAGIPRL; from the coding sequence ATGGCGGAGCAGGTCAAGCGGGCGTTCAAGGACCGCTTTTACCCCACCGGCGTGCAGGCGGCTGAGTTGTCGCGCACGTTCGGCTGTGTCCGCCTCGTCTACAACAAGGCCTTGGAGGAGCGCACCCGGGCCTGGTACGGCGAGCAGCGCCGCATCTCCTACGTGCAGTCCTCGGCCGCGTTGACGCAGTGGAAGAAGACCGAGGAACTCGCTTTTCTGGCGGAGGTGTCCTCGGTTCCGTTGCAGCAGGCGCTGCGCCATCTGCAGACGGCGTTCGGGAACTTCTTCGCCCAGCGTGCGAAGTACCCGCGCTACAAGTCCCGTAAGAAGTCGCGGGCGTCGGCGGAGTACACGCGTAGCGCCTTCACCTGGCGCGACGGACAGCTGACGTTGGCGAAGATGGCCGGCCCTCTGGACATCCGCTGGTCGCGTCCGCTGCCGGAAGGTGCCGAGCCCACGACGGTGACGGTGTCCCGTGACGCGGCGGGCCGCTGGTTCGTGTCCCTGCTGTGCGAGGACCGCATCGCCCCGGCCCCGGCCACCACGAACGCGGTGGGCCTGGACGCCGGGATCACCTCTCTGGTGACCCTGTCCACCGGGGAAAAGGTCGCCAACCCGAGGCATGAGCAGCGGGATCGAACACGGCTGGCCCGTGCGCAGCGGGAGCTGTCGCGCAAGGCGAAGGGCTCGGCGAACCGGGAGAAGGCCCGCCGCAAGGTCGCCCGTGTGCATGCGCGGATCGCCGACCGGCGCCGCGACGTCCTGCACAAGCTGTCGGCTCGACTCGTCCGCGAGAATCAAACGGTCGTGATCGAGGACCTGAGCGTCCGCAACCTGCTGAAGAACGGCACGCTCGCACGCGCCATCAGCGATGCGGCCTGGACGCAACTGCGCTCCATGCTGGAGTACAAGTGCGCCTGGTACGGGCGCGAGCTCGTCGTGATCGACCGATGGTTCCCCAGCAGCAAGCTGTGCGGGAACTGCGGGACAGTCCGCGGGAAACTGCCGCTGAACGTCCGCACATGGACGTGCACTTGCGGTGCGGTGCATGACCGCGATGTGAATGCGGCCCGCAACATCCTGGCCGCCGGGCTGGCGGCGTCTGCCTGTGGAGACGGTGTAAGACCTCAACGGGAGTCCTCCCGGACGGGGCGGTCGTCGGTGAAGCAGGAATCCCAGCGGGCGACCGCTGGAATCCCCCGCCTTTAG